A window of the Sandaracinaceae bacterium genome harbors these coding sequences:
- a CDS encoding protein kinase, translated as MTAAANAPGGANEARNMAGRVLGRYEVLTQLASGGMAAVYIARAIGVAGFERLVAIKVLHPHLAYEEEFISMFLDEARLAARIRHPNVVPTLDISDSGGDGYFLVMEYIEGDHLGALLGRSAKQGRRLDTSLVMKIIIDALGGLGAAHSLTGDKGEPLNIVHRDVSPHNIMVGTDGISRLTDFGVAKAEVRMASTRAGQFKGKLSYMAPEQASTGEADQRSDLFSMGIILWESLTGRRLFRGENNAATLAKILNDPIPMPSSLWPDLEPFDALLEKALHRDPNLRFQTADEFMEAAEEVARLNGGIGTTRAVGALATELIGAKLDEERGRVQEAIESLGQREMGEALMPVARDGSSGSMSLPGVSGRRMITGMHSESGTGMMPVILSGQHMLPTMGTPAPQSSGGSGIKMLVVALLLVAFVGGGLLAWQVANRPSPVAQPLGPATPAPVVEATPQPATATVPDATPDATPEETPEVAEAPAASAMDTHEDGADESSSGSEGGHMRSVGRRRGSSEAAAATTTAAAEPTPPPAMEPTPPPATRPDPPPAQMGFSFGTNPYLQQ; from the coding sequence ATGACCGCAGCTGCCAACGCTCCGGGCGGAGCCAACGAAGCACGAAACATGGCCGGGCGCGTGCTCGGCCGCTACGAGGTGCTGACCCAGCTCGCGTCCGGCGGCATGGCAGCCGTGTACATCGCGCGCGCCATCGGCGTCGCTGGCTTCGAGCGCCTCGTCGCGATCAAGGTGCTGCACCCGCACCTGGCATACGAGGAAGAGTTCATCTCGATGTTCCTGGACGAGGCGCGCCTCGCCGCGCGCATCCGGCACCCCAACGTGGTGCCCACGCTCGACATCAGCGACTCGGGCGGCGACGGCTACTTCCTGGTGATGGAGTACATCGAGGGTGACCACCTGGGCGCGCTGCTCGGGCGCTCCGCGAAGCAGGGCCGTCGGCTCGACACCAGCCTGGTGATGAAGATCATCATTGACGCGCTGGGGGGACTCGGGGCAGCTCACTCGCTCACGGGGGACAAGGGCGAGCCCCTCAACATCGTCCACCGCGATGTGTCGCCGCACAACATCATGGTCGGCACCGACGGCATCAGCCGCCTGACCGACTTCGGCGTGGCCAAGGCCGAGGTACGCATGGCCTCCACGCGCGCGGGCCAGTTCAAGGGCAAGCTCAGCTACATGGCGCCCGAGCAGGCCTCGACGGGTGAGGCCGATCAGCGCTCCGACCTCTTCAGCATGGGCATCATCCTGTGGGAGTCGCTCACGGGCCGGCGGCTCTTCCGCGGCGAGAACAACGCGGCGACGCTGGCGAAGATCCTCAACGACCCGATCCCCATGCCGTCCAGCCTGTGGCCGGACTTGGAGCCCTTCGACGCGCTGCTCGAGAAGGCGCTGCACCGTGACCCCAACCTACGCTTCCAGACCGCAGACGAGTTCATGGAAGCCGCGGAAGAGGTGGCCCGCCTGAACGGCGGCATCGGCACCACCCGCGCCGTCGGCGCGCTGGCCACGGAGCTCATCGGCGCCAAGCTCGACGAGGAGCGCGGTCGCGTTCAGGAGGCCATCGAGTCCCTGGGTCAGCGCGAGATGGGCGAGGCGCTCATGCCGGTGGCCCGAGACGGGTCGTCCGGTTCCATGTCGCTGCCTGGCGTGTCCGGCCGGCGCATGATCACGGGCATGCACTCGGAGTCCGGCACCGGGATGATGCCGGTGATCCTGAGCGGACAGCACATGCTGCCCACGATGGGTACCCCTGCGCCGCAGTCCAGCGGTGGGAGCGGCATCAAGATGCTGGTCGTGGCCCTGCTGCTCGTCGCCTTCGTGGGTGGCGGTCTGCTGGCCTGGCAGGTAGCCAACCGGCCGTCCCCCGTGGCGCAGCCGCTCGGGCCTGCCACACCGGCGCCCGTGGTCGAAGCGACGCCGCAGCCAGCCACGGCCACGGTCCCCGATGCGACCCCCGATGCGACCCCGGAAGAGACGCCCGAGGTCGCCGAGGCACCCGCTGCGAGCGCGATGGACACGCACGAGGATGGCGCCGACGAGTCGAGTTCCGGGTCCGAAGGCGGCCACATGCGCAGCGTGGGCCGTCGTCGAGGGTCGAGCGAGGCAGCGGCGGCCACGACGACCGCGGCGGCCGAACCCACCCCGCCTCCGGCGATGGAGCCCACCCCACCACCCGCGACGCGGCCCGATCCGCCGCCCGCTCAGATGGGCTTCAGCTTCGGCACCAACCCCTACCTGCAGCAGTAG
- a CDS encoding type II secretion system F family protein — protein MAEWVWEAKARTGETRKGVMEADTMEVVEQRLRTQQLNPVKVKKKPKEINITIGTGVTDKDLVVFIRQFATMIDAGLPLVQCLDILSTQGENAIFRKMLTDVKGFVEQGGTFSDALREHPKVFDDLFVNLIQAGEVGGILDAILRRLAVYIEKRVKLQRQVRSALVYPSAVLVIAFAVIAIMLQFVIPTFQDMFRQFGSEDGLPWLTQKIIGFSNWFRGNVIWLILGIIAISTSISYSYKTPGGKRFWHKTMITVPVLGPVMRKIAVARFTRTMGTLLSSGVPILDAMAIVARASGNVIVEEAINKTASQVREGRTMSEPLMETAVFPSMVVQMIAVGEQTGALDTMLNKIADFYEEEVDVAVAGLMSLIEPFMMVFIGGIVGTILIGMYLPIFTIADNIQQH, from the coding sequence ATGGCCGAGTGGGTTTGGGAAGCGAAAGCGCGCACAGGTGAGACCCGCAAAGGGGTCATGGAGGCCGACACCATGGAAGTGGTGGAGCAGCGCCTGCGCACGCAACAGCTGAACCCGGTCAAGGTCAAGAAGAAGCCGAAGGAGATCAACATCACCATCGGCACGGGGGTGACCGACAAGGACCTCGTCGTCTTCATCCGCCAGTTCGCGACGATGATCGACGCGGGTTTGCCCCTGGTGCAGTGCCTGGACATCCTCTCGACCCAGGGAGAGAACGCGATCTTTCGGAAGATGCTGACCGACGTGAAGGGGTTCGTCGAACAGGGCGGCACCTTCTCGGACGCCCTCCGTGAGCACCCCAAGGTCTTCGACGACCTTTTCGTGAACCTCATCCAGGCCGGTGAGGTGGGCGGTATCCTCGACGCCATCCTGCGGCGCTTGGCCGTGTACATCGAGAAGCGCGTGAAGCTGCAGCGGCAGGTGCGCTCGGCGCTCGTCTATCCATCTGCCGTGTTGGTCATCGCGTTCGCCGTCATCGCCATCATGCTGCAGTTCGTCATCCCGACGTTCCAGGACATGTTCCGGCAGTTCGGCTCCGAGGACGGGCTCCCGTGGCTCACGCAGAAGATCATCGGCTTCTCGAACTGGTTCCGCGGGAACGTGATCTGGCTCATCCTGGGCATCATCGCGATCAGCACGTCCATCAGCTACAGCTACAAGACGCCCGGCGGGAAGCGCTTCTGGCACAAGACGATGATCACCGTGCCCGTGCTCGGACCCGTCATGCGCAAGATCGCCGTGGCACGCTTCACGCGCACCATGGGCACCCTGCTGAGCTCCGGCGTCCCCATCCTGGATGCCATGGCCATCGTCGCGCGCGCGTCGGGCAATGTCATCGTCGAAGAGGCCATCAACAAGACCGCGAGTCAGGTCCGTGAAGGCCGGACCATGTCCGAGCCGTTGATGGAGACAGCCGTGTTCCCGAGCATGGTGGTGCAGATGATCGCGGTCGGTGAGCAGACCGGCGCGCTCGACACGATGCTCAACAAGATCGCCGACTTCTACGAAGAGGAGGTCGACGTGGCCGTGGCGGGCCTGATGTCGCTGATCGAGCCGTTCATGATGGTCTTCATCGGCGGCATCGTGGGCACCATCCTGATCGGCATGTACCTGCCCATCTTCACCATCGCCGACAACATCCAGCAGCACTGA
- a CDS encoding type IV pilus twitching motility protein PilT — translation MDEQQEGPRFSIRQLLKVMTDRGGSDLHVTTGTPPQIRIDGSLVPLRTPPLTPIETKALCYEVLSDEQKIRFERDNELDFSFNVKGISRFRANVFMQRGAVGAAFRAIPFKVRTLDELGVPPVLREIAHLPRGLVLVTGPTGSGKSTTLAAMIDEINSTQRHHILTVEDPIEYLHPNKLSVVNQREIGADTESFKGALRYALRQDPDVVLVGEMRDLETIEAAMTISETGHLAFATLHTNSAVQSINRVIDVFPPHQQSQIRAQLSFVLQAVITQMLVPRADGPGRALALEVMIPNHAIRNLIRESKVHQIYGIMQTGQGISGMQTMNQALYQLYTNGTIDFETALGRSAEPGELQSMIRTQVPVAQSGQRRET, via the coding sequence ATGGACGAGCAGCAAGAAGGCCCGCGATTCTCCATCCGACAGCTGCTGAAGGTCATGACCGACCGGGGCGGCTCGGACCTGCACGTCACCACCGGGACCCCGCCCCAGATCCGCATCGACGGCAGCCTCGTGCCGCTGCGCACGCCACCGCTCACGCCCATCGAGACGAAGGCCCTGTGCTACGAGGTGCTCTCCGACGAGCAGAAGATCCGCTTCGAGCGGGACAACGAGCTGGACTTCTCCTTCAACGTGAAGGGCATCTCGCGCTTCCGCGCCAACGTCTTCATGCAGCGCGGCGCGGTCGGGGCGGCCTTCCGCGCGATTCCGTTCAAGGTGCGCACGCTGGACGAGCTGGGGGTGCCACCGGTGTTGCGCGAGATCGCCCACCTGCCGCGCGGCCTGGTGCTGGTCACCGGTCCCACTGGGTCGGGTAAGTCCACCACGCTCGCGGCCATGATCGACGAGATCAACTCCACCCAGCGGCACCACATCCTGACCGTGGAGGACCCCATCGAGTACCTCCACCCCAACAAGCTCTCCGTCGTGAACCAGCGCGAGATCGGCGCGGACACGGAGTCCTTCAAGGGCGCCCTGCGGTACGCCCTGCGCCAAGACCCGGACGTCGTCCTGGTCGGTGAGATGCGCGACCTCGAGACCATCGAGGCCGCCATGACCATCAGTGAGACGGGCCACTTGGCGTTCGCGACGCTCCACACGAACAGCGCCGTGCAGTCGATCAACCGCGTCATCGACGTGTTCCCGCCGCACCAGCAGTCGCAGATCCGCGCGCAGCTCAGCTTTGTGTTGCAGGCCGTCATCACCCAGATGCTCGTGCCACGCGCCGACGGTCCCGGACGCGCCTTGGCACTGGAGGTCATGATTCCGAACCACGCCATCCGGAACCTCATCCGCGAGTCCAAGGTGCACCAGATCTACGGCATCATGCAGACGGGCCAAGGCATCAGCGGCATGCAGACGATGAACCAGGCGCTCTATCAGCTGTACACCAATGGCACCATCGACTTCGAGACAGCGCTTGGGCGCTCCGCGGAGCCCGGAGAGCTGCAGTCCATGATCCGCACCCAGGTGCCCGTCGCGCAGTCCGGACAACGGCGCGAGACCTAG